In the Halorubrum ruber genome, GGATCGGTGACCGACAGGTCCCGTAGATCGAGGTTACAGAGCTCGCCGACCCGCATTCCGGTCTTCAGGAGGGTGACCACGAGCGCGCGGTGAAGCGGATGGCGGATCCCGGCGACGAACGACCGCATCGCCGGGATCGAGACGTCGCGACGCGCCGGGTCCTTGTCCACGGTCTCGTCCATCTCCTCCATCACCAGCGTCATCGGATTGCCGTCGAAGGCGCCGACCTCTGTCATGTACCCGTAAAACCGATGGAGATAGGCCGCGTACGTCGCGACGGTGCTGTCGGCGACGTCGCCCCGAAGCGAGTGGACGAACGACATACAGTCGCGGTGGCTCGCCGACTCCGGGTCCGTGTCGTCGAGGAACTCCTCGAACCGCCGCAGGACGCGCTCGTACGCCTGTCTGGTTCGATCGGTCTTCCCGTGGTAGGTGAGGTCCTCGAGGAAGTACCCGATCGGATCGTCGGGATCGGGGGCCGCGCGGGTGCTACTCATCGGTCAACACGTACCCCCCGTCGCGGCCGCTGTACCGAACTCGGTTTCGTTCTTGGAGGTCGTCGAGCGTCGCCTCCAGCTCGTCCTCGACGTCGCCGACCACCGCCTCGACGAGTTCGTCCCACGAGCAGGGGCCTGATTCGAGAGCCGCCCGGACGCCCCTTTCGAGGTCATGACCCCCGGGGTCAGCGCCCTCGGAATCGGGTTCCTCGCGCTCGCCGGAGTCGACCGGCGCGAACCCCTTGCGTCCGGCCTGTACCATCGTCCTGACGAACTCGCTCAGCGACATGTCGAGTTCGTCGGCGTGGTCGCGCCACAGCTCCTTCTGTTCTGTCGGCACGTACGTCTTCACCGACTGTCGATCGCCTCCCATCGTTCTCGGACGACGGTTCTCACGGCCGCGACTTCAATCTATCCCAGATTTGCGGATAAGGATTCTTATCTCGGCGAGTAGTACCCTATATTCGCTGCTACGTAAGTAATATCCTAAATTCTAGTACCCCACATCGCGATCTCGGAGTCCAGATATTCGGATATCTCTTCGAGTAGCATGCCGCACCCAAACGCCCCCGAAGTTCGCCGCTCTCGAATCCCTCTCGGCCGGCTCGGTAATGGTCCCGAGTATTCGGGCACGGCCCGCGTTGCGTCGTCGGCAGTAGTTCGGGAGGGTCGCGTGGATCGCAGATGGTTAATTTGCGAAACTCGCGACGAATCGATCCCACGCGTCGGGACCGAATCCATCTTCGTCCGCACGCATATATTTTATACCGCTATACGATACGTGGACTCAGACCCGGATCTCCGAGTCGGCCGCCTCGTGTTCGAGCGCCCGCAGGACGCTGGAGACCGAATCGTCCGTTTCGGCCGCGTTACGCATCAGAACCGTCTCGCTGGGGAAGAGGTGTTCACCGACGCTGAGCCCGTGTTCGCGCGCCGTCGACCCGGTGACAGTGAGGTACACGCCGAGTCCGACCCGGGCGATCGCGGCCTCTTCCTCCTCGTCCGCCTCGGGATAGACGAACTCGACGCCGTTGAGCGCGTCGGTGCCCAACACCGCGGTGACGAGGCGCTCGTACCGCGGCGAGATACACAGTGGCCCCTCGTAGTCGTCGAGATACGCCCGGTCGAACGTCGTGTTCGGCGCCCGCCGGTCCTCGCGTCCCATCAGGGTGTG is a window encoding:
- a CDS encoding DUF5805 domain-containing protein produces the protein MGGDRQSVKTYVPTEQKELWRDHADELDMSLSEFVRTMVQAGRKGFAPVDSGEREEPDSEGADPGGHDLERGVRAALESGPCSWDELVEAVVGDVEDELEATLDDLQERNRVRYSGRDGGYVLTDE